AATGAATTTGATTGATGTCCACCGCCTTCTCTAACAGGTTTTACTCCTCCAAAAAGAGTGTCTAATGTTGCTGTTTTTGCTTCTACTGGTAAGCTATAATATTTTCGATAATGTTGTCCAAAAAGGAATTTATGTACAATGTTTTTTTGCGTCATTTCCTTAGAATAAATGGATGTTGTAGTTATTGCAGGAAATTTTGTTGGCAGATTTTTTGGAGAGATTGTATCTCTCGCTTTTATAATGATTTGTTCAAAAAGTAATTTTTCCTTATGATTTTCATTGCCATAAAAGGAAACCTTAGAATTACCATTTTTAAACAACATTAATTCGGCATAACCATTACCTCCGTATGAAAAATCGTCTGGATTAACAGCCTTCGCGGATTCCGATTTTGAACCCGCTCCACTAATGATTTGGTGGATATTATTTTTGCTGATATATTGTAAATTATGATCATGACCTGATACCACAATTACATTCTTTTGATTGTGTAAAAGGGTTTTAATTCTTCTTACATAATTATTGTATACTTTGTTTTGAATGTCTTGTGGACTAACTCCTGATGTTTTTCGAATTAAATTCATAAAAGAGCCAATAACAGGTAATGGAATTTTTTCTTCCAAAGGGAAAAGTTCTTTTTCTACAGAATATTGTCCTCCATGAGAGCCATTTGTCATTAATGGATGATGAATGGCAATGATTACCGTTTTGTCTTGGTTTTTGTTTAATATACTTTCTAGTTCATCAAAAAAATCTTCACGGGTTTTTATAGTACAATCGTCATTTATAGTTGGATTGTCATCCCAATCTTCTAAAAACCATTGGCTGTCAATAGTTACTAATGTTGTGGTTGCATTAATTTTCAAGTCATCTATAGCACAATTTTTTTGAGGTAAAAATGCTTTTTTATCATCTAAATAATTGGTTATAAATTTTGCTTGCCTTTCTAAACCTTTAATTCCACTGTACCAATCATGATTGCCAGGGATGAAAATAGTTTTCCCTTTAAAATTTTTAGACAGTTGTAGTTGATTGGTAAGTTTCGTTTTGGCTAAATCTTGTTCTTTCTTATCATCAGAATTTGGAAAACCTTTTGGATAAATATTATCGCCAAGAAATAATAATGTACTGTTTTTGCTAGAATGTTCTAATCTGTTTTCAAGTAGGGCTAGTGTTTCCTTAGATTTATCTTCATCTGCATTTCCGGCATCACCAACTAAATAAAAAGTATGAGCTATTGTTGATGAATCGATTTCACTTTGTTCGACTGGTTTTGTTGCTTCTTTTCCATATTGAGCATGATGTGTAGCGCAGGAATTTAGAATAAACAATAAAGTTATAGTGAGAGAATATTTTTTAATTGAAGTAATAAAAGGATTATCCAAAAACAATTTCATAATTTAGTAAGATTAAAATATTCTTTATGAATCTAGTACAACAATCAGAAGATTTGGTCAGTAATTTACTCAAAGATAAACTTTCTAATTTATATTCTTACCATAATTTAAATCATACTCTTAATGTAGTTGCTGCAGTTAACAAACTTTGCATCAAGGAAAATGTTGAAGATATAGGGAAAGAAATGCTTTTGGTAGCAGCTTGGTTTCATGATGTTGGTTATATTAACGGGGCAGAAGATCATGAAAGTGAGAGTGTAAAGATTACTGTTGATTTTTTAAAAGAAAAAGATCAATCGGATGAGTTTATAGCAGGAGTATCAAAACTTATTATGGCTACTTCCAAATTTTATGTTCCTCAAACCCAATTGGAGAAGATAATAAAAGATGCTGATTTTGTTCATATTACAAGTTTGGAATATACTTCGACTTGTGAATTATTGCGTTTTGAGTTAAAAAACACAATGAATCTTTCTTTCGATAGTCTAGAATGGGCAAAAGAGAATCTTAATTTTTTAATGAATAAGCATCAATTTTATACGGATTATGCTTTAAAAAAATGGCAGCCTCTAAAAGAGAAAAATATAGAAATGGTTCAAAAAAAACTAAATAAGCAAGAATTGAAAAAAGCTAAAGAAATCGAAAATGAAGAAAAAAAGAAATATAAAGAAGATAAACCAGAACGTGGTATTGATACTTTATTTAGAGTTACTTTGGGCAATCATACGCGTTTGAGTGGTATAGCTGATAGTAAAGCGAATATTTTACTCTCGGTAAATGCTATTATTATTTCGATTGCACTTTCTACGTTGATTCCAAAATTAGATAGCCCAAAGAATGTGCATTTGGTTTATCCGACGTTCATTATGTTGATGTTTAGTGTTATTACGATTATTTTTGCTATCCTTTCTACAAGACCAAAAGTAACCAAAGGAACTTTTACCAAACAAGATATTCATGATAGAAAAGCTAATCTGCTGTTCTTTGGTAATTTTTATAATATGTCTTTTGAAGATTACCAATGGGCAATGAACGAGATGATGAAAGACAGAGAATATCTCTATAATTCATTGATTAAAGATTTATATTTCTTAGGAATTGTACTCGAGAAAAAGTACCGATTATTGCGAATTGCCTATAATATTTTTATGATTGGAATAGTCTTGTCAGTTATTGCTTTTGTGATAGCTTTTAAGACGATTAGTATTTAATATCTCGAAGTTGGTGGTAATTTTGAAAAAAACCGGAAAAAAACTAACCTAAATAAGAAAATGAAAACTTTTTTGGATCTCTCATTTTATAAAAAAAGGGAATACATTTTTCCTAATTATTTAAATCCAGTTATTGATTCAAATTTAGTTGGAATAATAACTCATTATGTAGAACTTTCGAAAAGTATTTATGGGGAAAATATTTTTGAAACTTTTCAAGAAAAAGATGATGAAACTTTACTTCAAAATCTTATTTTAAGAGATGGTGTTTTTTTTGAAAAATTTTATGCAAAACATTTGAGATTTAGAGTAAATACTTATTTTAATTCTTATCAAAAAACTTCAGAATTAATTTTATTATGTAATGAATATTACCAAAAAGATTATAGCGAATCAACTGCAATCAAAATTATTAAAGAAGATTTCATAAAAATTTCTTTAAATAATTTGAAAAATCAAACATTATATCAAAAATTGAAGGATTCGGTTAAAACTTTTTCTGAAACAAAATGCTGTGAGATATGTGGCAATCAGTTTAAAGTAATAAATTTTCCTGATTGGCTTTACTTTGGCGTAAATGGAAATATTTCAATTTGTTATGAATGTCCATTAAATCATAGTTCGAAAAAACACGAAATGATACCTTTAATTTATAAGTTTGTTGATGACTGTAATTTTATTCCTAATTCAGATTTTAATCCCATAAATTATAATTTTAGTTCTCGAATACCAAAAGAAAATTGGACCAAAATTTGTAAAATAATTTTTGAATTAGGAATTGAAGCTAATAATTTATCAAGCTCAAACAAAATAATAAATAAAAAATTTGGTTCTTGGTTCAAAGCTTTGATAGAATCTAATGTATTAGCTAACGGTACATTAAAAACTGCTAGAGGAATTAAGTGTTTAGCTAAAAGTGGCAATGAGTGTTTATCGTTAGATGAAATGTTTATTGATAATTGGTTCTTCGAAAATAATATAAAGACAGAAAAAGAACCATATTATCCAACACATCCAATATATAACAAAAGTGGTAAACGTCGTGCTGATTGGAAAATAAACGATTATTATATTGAATATTTTGGATTAAAAGGAGAAGAGACCTATGATCTAAAAACAAAAGAAAAAATTGAATTGTCAAAAGCAATGAATCTTAAGCTAATTTCACTATATCCTTCTGACTTGAATAACTTAAACGAAAAATTCATTGAAATAAAAGCTACCGCCGACAGCTACACAAGATTTGGGTTTTAGGCTGAATTTAAAGATGGTTTTGTATTTGGAAAATTTGTGCATAATGGAAAAAACTCGTTTCTTTAATCTCAAACCTCGGATAGCACCAGGACGTTAAGCTTCGTTTTTTACCACATGGGGAGAAAAGGAGAATGATTTTGGCTAGAAATAGCTAGTTTTTAAACGCAAAGTACACAAAGTATTACGCAAGGTTCGCAAAGCTTTGCGCTCATTCTTAATACAAAGAATATTTTTTTTGCGTTCTTTGCGGTTAAAAACAATCGAATAGTACTTTAATTTTGTTCGTTCAACAAATCTTGGTATGTGTTGTTTGGAGTGTAATTAGTTAGATTAGTATTCATTACTTTTACCCGAATGGCTCTTAATCCAGATACGCCCTGAAGTTCTTCAACTTCAAATTGTTCGATTGTTGGCTCTAATATTTTTTTGAATTGAAGGTATTTGATGTATTTCAAATATTCGTTTTGCTCAGAATTATGAGAGTAGACAATAGTGATTTTCTCCTTTTGAGTAATTCTTTCTTTTGTTCCTTTTATCGTCGCTTTATCGATACGCTTTTTTACAACTTCATAACGTGCATTGTATGTTCCATCTACATCAAAGCGTTTTTCATCCATTCTAAAACGGATTGAAATTGGAGAACTGAATACCAAAATCAAGGAAGTTACATCGAGTTCGTACGGTAAAGTTTCTTTTAACTGATGGTGTTCCAGTTCCATTTCGCACAATGTCTGCAGCTGCCACAATCTTAAATTATTCAAAAATAGATTATCAAATGGTTTTGTGGGGGCAATAGATTCGCCAATGTAGAGGTTGTGTTCTACACCATCGGTTTTAAAACGTTCATAGTAATGTGGATAAATTAATTGGGCTTCTATTTGTTTTTGGTCCAAAATAGCAGCTAACTTTTTATTGATAATCGACATAGTATTATCGAATTTCTTTCTGGAATGATAAAACATTCCAGTTTTTTCGTCTAGGCTTTCAAAATAGTTTTGTTTTACAATATCATGCTCGACATCCATTGTTGTATTTTTTAGGATGGGATGAATTTCGGTTTCAATATAATTCTGAATTTGCTGTTCTGTATCTGCTTTTAATGATAAATCGAGTTCATTGTTAAACGATTGCAATTCAAATATTCGTTGTTCCAATAAAACGAAACTTTCATTTGTTTTTTGGCTTTCAAAGAGATCTATAAGAGTGTTTAATTGATTTTTTAAATCTTCTTTTACCGTTTTATTTCGATGTTCTGAAGAGCCTTTTATATCTATTTGTCCATACAAAGGATATACTTCTTTGAATATGATTTCTTTAAAAATATAATCTTTAGTGGGTGAGTTAGATTGAAAATATTTGAGCGCTTCTCTTTTAAATTTCCAATAAACGCTGGAATGTATGGCTGTATACTCCCGTTGAATAATAGCTTCGATTTGGTTTTCTTTATCGATTTTGTAGCTCTCTAAGTTATCAACCAGATAAGGCAAAAATAAATCTAAATTGATAGCATTGATACTGTTTAGATCTTTTGGATGTGAAGAAACCAATTCGATAATTCCAAGAATAGTGTTGTCTTTAATAACAGGTGCAAAAATACAGCTTCGTATGTCTTGTTGTAATAAATGATAACCTAGTTTTTCATTTTCTGGAATTTTTGAAAATTGTTCAACATCAGAGATTATGATATTTTTTTTCTCTTCTAAAATAGTTTTAAGACAATGACCATACATAGTGTTTTTGCAATCCATTTCCCCAATACCACTCAAGATATAACTATGGGACAATTTATCACCATAAGGCGGAATTGTAAATTTTTCTTCTTCCTCATCGTATAAAATAAAACCAATTCTTAAATCGGGGATTTTAAAAATGGATTTAAAAATAGATTCAAAACTGATATTTGATTGTGATTGTGCCGATTTTGCTTTTAAAAGATTACTTTTTAAATTAGATACGGCACTTTCTCGAGTAACATCAAAAAGACTTACTATTCCAAATCCTTTTAATAACCAGCTTTCGCGGGGGAATTTTTCTTTCCAAAGATTAATATTATCATAGTTATTCATTAACAGATTAATGTCTTCTGGCGTAATTTCAGGTGCATTTTGAATGGGAATAATTTCTACAAAATCAGCATTATACAAAATTCGATAATGAAACATAACGCCTTTAGCATTTGGAATATCGTAGAATAATGGTCTGTTGAAATCAAAATTCTGACCATAAAATACATTTAAAATTAAAATGCAATTCAGAATGTAAAATTGATCTTCTTCAAAATCACGTATTTCCATATCAAAAGTCATTCCTGCATTTTGAAGAATTTTTTTAAACCTTTCCGAATAATTAAAAGTTACATTTTGAAATGGAACACTAACTGCTTTAATCTCATTATGGGTTAATGGAGTAGGGAAGAGGTCTGCTAGTAAATTGTGAATGAGTTCTTCGTGTTTTTTTATAAAATTTAAATCGTCAATTCCATTTCTGAATTCAGGAAAAGCTTCAATTTCTTTTAATAAAGCTTTGGCATAATTAGAACGATAATCTACATTGGATTTAGCAATTTCCTCAAGATTTTCAATCAATTTATGGAAAGAAATTAGAGTTTTAAAAGGACTATTTGTAAATGCAGTATTATCCATAAAAAGAATTGAAGGTGGTATTTGTATTGAAAATGAATTAAATAGCTAATTTTGAGAACTATTTTTATAATTAATATCTCAAATGTGATGTTTAAAATAATTGGAGTTTAAATTTAGTTGAATTTTATTTAACAGAAGTGAAGGAAGTGAAAAATTTATTTATTAACCTGAGCGTAATTATTAAGTTATTCATTTTAGAGGGATTGTGTACTGAGACAGAATAGTAAAGCAATTCAAAGTTACATGCTTATACTTAGTGTAAATAAAATAGCACCACTAGAAAAGGTATATTTTTCAAAACATGCCTTTTCCTGTGATGCTACAATAATATAAATTTTAAAATCTATATATTGAATGCGTTGGTGCAATCAATTATATGATATCTTAAGATAAAATGGATTTAAGTTTATAAAGAATTACACTCTTGTTCTGTTTATCGGACTGATATCTGTAAGTTCTTTTGTTGGATTGAATGTAGAACCAATACTTTGCTGAAAGTTAAAGTAGTTATTTGGATCTACCCTCTTTTTAATATCTAAAAGACGTTTATAATTGCTTCCGTAATATTGTTCTGTCCAATTATGCTGTAAAGGATCAATATAATTGACATAAGCTCCAGTTGAATTACCAGCATCTGATAATCTTTCGAAAAATTCGTAAGCCCACTCAACATTTTTAAGTGTATCACCCGGTTTGTCTAAATCCCATATTGCTTTTATTTCGGGAACAAATCGAGTGTTTCTATGTACATAAGCTGTAGCATCCGAAGCGACATTTTCTATCGCACCGCCCGCATGTGTCCAAACTGCAAAACTGTCTGGAGATGGGGCTTTACTCATAGAGTCGATAATAACTTTGGCCACATTATTATTCATTCCGCCTTTTGGGAGTACTGTAGACCGAATGTAAGAACTCCTGCCTGCTACTCTGGTCGTGTTGCCATTATAAAACTCCCAATCTGGAAGTGTCATATTAAATAAATCGGCATTAATTGGTTTTAGTTTTAAAAGTCCTTGCAGTAGATCAATACCTTCGGCACCATCTCCATTAAAAACAGGAGTTAACCCTAAAACTTTTACATTAGTCGTTTTATCGATTAGGTCTTTTTGATTTCCCATAAAACCATATACAGCCATTTCGTTTGGTACTGTTTCGACCCAATCATTGTAATAGCCTAAGACATCTTCGGCCATTTCTAACGGATATCGAATTTGTCCAACCAGCATTTTTTTGCTCATTGGTTTACGAACCCGCATTTCCATTTCTACTACAATACCAAAATTCCCACCACCACCACCACAGCAGGCCCAAAATAAGTCTATGTCTTCGGCTGCAGTACTTTTTACACCTATATGTCTTAATTCACCATCTGGAGTAACGATTTTTAAACTTTCCAGATTGTCGATGCTCATTCCGTATGATCGGGAAACAAAACTGTACCCGCCACCAAGCATAAAACCAGGAGGTGCAACAGTAGGACAGCCGCCGCCAACAGGAACAAGTCCCGTATTTGTAGCTTGCATAAATTTATAGACATCATACCAAATGACACCCATTTGGGCTGTGACAGTTTCTTTCTTTTGATCAAAAGTAATACTGTTTAAATTTTTCATAGCAATAACTACCCCACCTTCATTAAGACAATAACCAGCAGCACTGTGACCTCCGCCTTTTATCGAAAAGGGGAAATTATTTGTAATGGCAAACTTTAGTCCAATTTTTACATCTTCAATGACTGCCGGGAAGATTATTAAACGAGGTCTGAACTGTATCCGTCCGTTATCGATACGTATAACATCTTCATATTCTAAATCTCCAGGCTGCAGTACATAACCGCTTAATTCCCTGATTAATTCCTGAATTGCTTTATCTGTCATGATTTTTTATTTTTTGATTAATTATATTCTTTAAAGACGCTGAAATTATCTTGTCAGTGAATATACTTTTGACTGGTATTTTAAATAAGAATCGAAAATATAGGTGTTTTGAATCATTCCAGCAGTAGCAGGGAAAAAGTCATCATGCTTTTTGCTTTTAAGATAATCATCATACGCTTTTTTACTTTCGTAGATAATAGAAACCGCAACTTCAAAATTGCGTACCGAAACATCTCTTTTGATATCTGTTAGACCGCCAGTTGTAAATTGCTGTATTCCTGGATGACCAGAAAGATATTCTACACAGATGTCTGTAAACTTTTTAATATTTTCTTCTGATTTGTCTGTCAGTGAGAAATACAGATTATGAAACATACTTTGCGGATAATTTCCATCAGCACCAATAAATTGAGCTTCTGAAGTATTCCCGCCAATGATTAGATTACTTACATTGGCATCCATTACACGTCTTGTCGTCCCAGGAACCCATCTGTTTACATCTGCAACAAATTGATT
The Flavobacterium sp. 5 DNA segment above includes these coding regions:
- a CDS encoding Pycsar system effector family protein — protein: MNLVQQSEDLVSNLLKDKLSNLYSYHNLNHTLNVVAAVNKLCIKENVEDIGKEMLLVAAWFHDVGYINGAEDHESESVKITVDFLKEKDQSDEFIAGVSKLIMATSKFYVPQTQLEKIIKDADFVHITSLEYTSTCELLRFELKNTMNLSFDSLEWAKENLNFLMNKHQFYTDYALKKWQPLKEKNIEMVQKKLNKQELKKAKEIENEEKKKYKEDKPERGIDTLFRVTLGNHTRLSGIADSKANILLSVNAIIISIALSTLIPKLDSPKNVHLVYPTFIMLMFSVITIIFAILSTRPKVTKGTFTKQDIHDRKANLLFFGNFYNMSFEDYQWAMNEMMKDREYLYNSLIKDLYFLGIVLEKKYRLLRIAYNIFMIGIVLSVIAFVIAFKTISI
- a CDS encoding FAD-binding oxidoreductase, whose protein sequence is MTDKAIQELIRELSGYVLQPGDLEYEDVIRIDNGRIQFRPRLIIFPAVIEDVKIGLKFAITNNFPFSIKGGGHSAAGYCLNEGGVVIAMKNLNSITFDQKKETVTAQMGVIWYDVYKFMQATNTGLVPVGGGCPTVAPPGFMLGGGYSFVSRSYGMSIDNLESLKIVTPDGELRHIGVKSTAAEDIDLFWACCGGGGGNFGIVVEMEMRVRKPMSKKMLVGQIRYPLEMAEDVLGYYNDWVETVPNEMAVYGFMGNQKDLIDKTTNVKVLGLTPVFNGDGAEGIDLLQGLLKLKPINADLFNMTLPDWEFYNGNTTRVAGRSSYIRSTVLPKGGMNNNVAKVIIDSMSKAPSPDSFAVWTHAGGAIENVASDATAYVHRNTRFVPEIKAIWDLDKPGDTLKNVEWAYEFFERLSDAGNSTGAYVNYIDPLQHNWTEQYYGSNYKRLLDIKKRVDPNNYFNFQQSIGSTFNPTKELTDISPINRTRV
- a CDS encoding GAF domain-containing protein, whose amino-acid sequence is MDNTAFTNSPFKTLISFHKLIENLEEIAKSNVDYRSNYAKALLKEIEAFPEFRNGIDDLNFIKKHEELIHNLLADLFPTPLTHNEIKAVSVPFQNVTFNYSERFKKILQNAGMTFDMEIRDFEEDQFYILNCILILNVFYGQNFDFNRPLFYDIPNAKGVMFHYRILYNADFVEIIPIQNAPEITPEDINLLMNNYDNINLWKEKFPRESWLLKGFGIVSLFDVTRESAVSNLKSNLLKAKSAQSQSNISFESIFKSIFKIPDLRIGFILYDEEEEKFTIPPYGDKLSHSYILSGIGEMDCKNTMYGHCLKTILEEKKNIIISDVEQFSKIPENEKLGYHLLQQDIRSCIFAPVIKDNTILGIIELVSSHPKDLNSINAINLDLFLPYLVDNLESYKIDKENQIEAIIQREYTAIHSSVYWKFKREALKYFQSNSPTKDYIFKEIIFKEVYPLYGQIDIKGSSEHRNKTVKEDLKNQLNTLIDLFESQKTNESFVLLEQRIFELQSFNNELDLSLKADTEQQIQNYIETEIHPILKNTTMDVEHDIVKQNYFESLDEKTGMFYHSRKKFDNTMSIINKKLAAILDQKQIEAQLIYPHYYERFKTDGVEHNLYIGESIAPTKPFDNLFLNNLRLWQLQTLCEMELEHHQLKETLPYELDVTSLILVFSSPISIRFRMDEKRFDVDGTYNARYEVVKKRIDKATIKGTKERITQKEKITIVYSHNSEQNEYLKYIKYLQFKKILEPTIEQFEVEELQGVSGLRAIRVKVMNTNLTNYTPNNTYQDLLNEQN
- a CDS encoding Dabb family protein, whose product is MENNKISPMLLHSTYFNLGTSNTPNIIEAYMSEARQYLSESKDMISFWIGTKAADMVRPENDVKYDIAMHQLFKDEAAFNLYNANDTSHNQFVADVNRWVPGTTRRVMDANVSNLIIGGNTSEAQFIGADGNYPQSMFHNLYFSLTDKSEENIKKFTDICVEYLSGHPGIQQFTTGGLTDIKRDVSVRNFEVAVSIIYESKKAYDDYLKSKKHDDFFPATAGMIQNTYIFDSYLKYQSKVYSLTR